In the genome of Zygosaccharomyces rouxii strain CBS732 chromosome G complete sequence, the window GCAAACTTGGTTTCTCGTATCTTTAGACCCAATATCACAAAGATGAATTCTTATTTCACTACTATTCTGAGGGCTGATTGTTCGAGAGCTCCCGCCATAATGCTTTTCCTCGaggaaaagattaaaagTCTGGAATCCTCtaatcaagaatttttgcTTACTGCTATGTCTCAGATGCTAGACCAGGTGAAGCAGCTTTGGTCCGAATACATCGAAGATGAAGTGGTCCATTTAGAAAGAGCTGTGATTAATATGTCTTCAAGAAGTCTGTCGCCATCTGTTCTTGGATTTGTGCTatttgtgaaaaattcgaatGATTATATCTCGTACGCACAGTCCCAATCAGAGCTAAAAAGCATTCAATCTCTTGAAGCTatcaagatttttgaaagtgATTCTGGTAAACTTGGTAACGCAATCATTAAACTTTTGAGCAGAAAGGATGGTGGTGCTAGTATGCTTGCAGGAGTGAGAGGCGCGGCTGCTGAAGCTTCTAGTACTGATAGAATTGTTACCCTTTTACTGAACTGCTATTGGCTAATAGAAGTTTTGTCTATGCTCAACGTACGCGGATCCTTCGACTCAACAATTCAATCGGccaaaaagatttttgaCTCTGAGAAAGAAGTCTATGCAGCTTTCCTGCTGCGTGATGCAATGCCTAAATTGACCTCATTTGTCCATGGTGCATCCAGTCTTGTCGGTACTTCATCTCAAGGTGGAGATTCTAACTTGGTTAAATCGGCAGCTTATAGTAGACAAAACCTGGATAATATCCTAGCGGGATATACCTCTTCGGAGGTTGATGTTTTAGTGAAAAGACTTTACCAACAGATGATTCGCCATTTATCACATGAATCTAACGATCTCATGAAGGGAACTCTAGGCGACAGGTTGTGGTCTAGCATCCAGGGACAAACCGTATCCCTCTATTTGAAACTATACACTTTGATTGAGAAACATTACAAGGGAGCGCTTGTcagatttacaaaaaatGATATCATCACTGCCTTTGAGAGGTATAAGGagtaaaaataataacCTAATGATAGCAACGAAAAATAGGAACTGAAACGCATATAACCATAATTATGATCATCAATAGAATATTAAAACTTGTAACCATTCAATATTGTGGATATTACTCGCAACGTTAAAAATGACCAATGGCACCTAAGGTCAAAGTAAGATCTTGAAgtaaaaagttcaaatcGTAGATCTAAACAAAGCTCTTAGGCAGAACCTTTACGCGTCATCGAAGGTTTGGTGTCAAACCAGATGTTGAAAGAGGGACAATTTTGATTCCATGGCCCCgtttggtggtgaagacaGTGATTTAGACGATTATGAGCTGGATTCTTTGAGTCGTCAAGGGGTGAATCGTGTCGTTAAGGAAACGGTTACCAAAAAGAACATCCCAGTACAACGGGATCTTTTGGGTCAAATTTTGCCGGGACAAAATTCTTACTATGAGGAAATAAAACGAGATGTTACTTTTAGACCTACCCATCATGCtttaaatgaaaaaaatctgtCTCATTATGTATATCCCACGAATTATGAAGTGAGAGACTATCAATACGACATTGTGAAAAAGGCATTATTCCAAAATGTGTTATGTGCAATTCCTACAGGTATGGGTAAAACTTTTATTGCAAGTACAGTCatgttgaatttttttctatgGACTATTAGAGGGAAAATTATATTTATGGCGCCTACCAGGCCCTTAGTGGCACAACAGATCAAGGCATGTCTCGGTATGACTGGTATTCCCCATGATCAGACTGCAATTCTATTGGATAAGAGTCGTAAGAATCGTGAAGAAATTTGGGATACGAAGAGAGTTTTCTTTACGACTCCACAAGTAGTGGAAAacgatttgaaaagaggtGCCTTAAACCCTAAAGATATCGTTTGTCTTGTGATAGATGAGGCTCATAGAGCAACTGGATCTTATGCATACACAAATGTGgttaaattcattgatagGTTTAGTACTTCTTATCGACTATTAGCATTGACAGCTACTCCGGGTACAGATTTGGAAAGTGTACAAGAAGtgattaaaaatttggatataTCTAAGGTTGAAATACGAACTGAGGAAAGTATGGACATTGTTAAATATatgaagagaagaattcAGGAGAAGATTCAAGTGGAGCCCTTGTTTGAAATGCTAGAGATTGTTGAACAGTTAGGAATTGCGATTCTACCAGTTTTACGGCAGGCGGTAGAGTTAGGGATATATGAGAATTGTGATCCCGCGCAGATAAATGCTTTCAAGGCAATGCAACAGAGTCAAAAGATTGTTGccaatccaaatattcctGAAGGTATCAAATGGAggaattttttcatcttaCAATTGCTGAATCATGTGGGGCAAATGCTCAAGCGAATTAACATTTATGGCATAAGAACTTTTTACAATTATTTCAGTGATAAGTCTTTGGAATTTACTACAAAGTATGGGATGGGAAAATCTTCCAATAAAACGGCGGCAGAATTTTATTACCATCCAATCTTGAAAAATATGACTACGCAATGTGAAAACCTGTTGGCTGATCCTAAATTTTTAGGCCATGGTAAGTTAAGACATGTCAGAGATGAATTAGTTGATTTTTTTGCTAGAGGTAAATCTGATTCAAGAGTTATCATTTTCACAGAATTGAGAGAGAGTGCTTTAGAGATTGTTAGATGTGTAGATGCTATGGACTATCGGCACATCGTACCTCACATATTTATAGGGCAGGCAAAAGGTAAAGAGGGATTCGATGAAGTTTCCTTTACTCGTAACAATAAGGCAAAAGGACGTAAGAAAGTGGATAGATTAAAACGGCAAGAGGAAGATCAACAAATTgaggaggaaaagaaaaaaaggaagaaacAGGAGGCATTGGAAAGAGTATCAAGAAGAACGGGTAGTTCAGAGGAAGCTCAAGCAAACGGTATGACGCAAAAGCAACAGAAGGAAGTGAtacaaaaatttaaagacGGTGAATATAATGTTCTTGTCTGTACATCTATTGGTGAGGAAGGGTTAGATATTGGAGAGGTCGATTTAATCATATGTTATGATACGACAAGTAGTCCAATTAAGAATATACAAAGGATGGGGAGAACTGGTAGGAAAAGAGATGGTAGAATCATTCTCCTGTTTAGCAGTAACGAATCCAATAAATTCGACCAAGCAATGAAAGATTACGCTAATTTGCAAAAAGTTATAACGCAAAATATTTTAGAATACCAAAAATCGGATAGAATTATACCAGCAGATGTTGATCCACAGTGCCGTGAACAATTCATTACTATTAGTGAAGAGGATCAAGAGGTTAACGATATGGatgattctgaagaagttaTACGGTTTGCTACAGATTGTATGTTGGGTAAACAACGGAAATCTAAGCGTAACGCAAAAGTGGGACAACCCAAAAAGCAGAAGCGGTTTTTCATGCCTGATGAGGTTGAAACAGGTATTATCACTGCTGATAAGCTCGTGCGTAAGGTGAAAAAGCCTAAAAAGGAATTACCGCTATTggataatttggaaaatgattcATTAGAGTTGTCATCACCTGTAAAATCTGAGTTCGAGGGTTCACAGGCGACAATGCCAACAATTACAGACGCTCAGTTGAAACCAACCGATCCGCTACCATTACCTGATTCTCCTCCATCAATTAAACGGGAAAGATCACCTAGTCAAGATGCACGAGTACCGTCATTCTCACCCGATAGGCCAGTAACCTCAAACTTAAATTTGGGACCGCCTCCACCCGTGAAGGTCAAAGCTGAGCCTTTTTCTCCTGAGCAAACTACCAGTGACTTGATAGATTTTGTCAGTGTGGGACAAAAAATAGATAGTGATGAAAATCGTCATAGTTCGCCCCCATTGAATCGAAGGGGTCAAGACAAGATCTTCGAtgatttttccaataataatggtgGACTTCTTACCCCACAGGAAAGGGaatatttccaaagaaACTACTCAGTCAACGATACCGTTGCCATAGACACGTTACCGGACTTTTCTCAGTACACCAAAACTGCACATATTCCACATAGTACACGCAATCAGGGGTTCCTCAATTTGTTTCAAGACATGAAGAGGAACGAAAAGGCAAGAATCATTGAGATGAATCGTACAAGATGTATTGCCAGAGGGCTTCAAAATGGAGTTTTGAACCAGGCGAAGGAACTCGTTGATCCTAATCAACATGCCGTACTTCAGAATAATGGAATACAACCGTTATCTCGAGAAGGCACGCGActagaagatttggatgaaattttggGTTCAGATTCAGATTTTTAATGTAATTAGTGTTGGAGTATAATGTCGCATATCACTTTTCGTATATAGTGAGTGGTATATTGATATAAAAGCATCGATTTTTCGTGAAGTCTATAACTTTACCAGCTATATGTTACTCTTAAATACACCATCCTTATGCACGGGAAATACGCATATCAGTGAGGATTCGTCCGAGATTGTGTTTTTGCTGGTTGAAATTTACATTTTAGCCTGACCCTCTCCTCATAGTTCGTTATGGGAATTCGCTTTTGAATTTCTAAGAGCTATGTAGGGAATTTTTGGAACCTTTTACTCCTTCTGAGACTTTTGAGTCTCGaaagatattgaaaattttttaagCTTTCGACTGGTGTCGAAAACATGGATTCGATCCTAGTTTTGTTCGGATCTCCTTCAACTTGGTACCGTGAGTCCACGGTTCGGTCGTGGGAGCAGCATCAGCCACCTGGGGGAAATGGAGATCGCCATTACTTGGAAGTTTTAGGATATAGGGAAGCTGTTATATGATTGGATATATCGTTTATCGATTAATCCGGCATGTGCGCCTGGTGTATATTTTTGCTTTCATCATGATCGAGCTTCTCCTTTTGAACTCccattcatttttatttcaatGCCTTTTAGATGGATTCTTGTACTTCTAGAGTGATTTAAAATTCATATCAGTTAATGAGCATTCCCATAACTTATTGAAAACTGTGTCACTCAAAAATGCCTGTTTTCTCATATACCAAACTTCTAAAGGCACAACGAGCAATTTTCCCATAATGTTGGCATACCAAATGAGGTGGgaaaattgtttaaaagcttataaaaattcatctttaccaGTTTTGTTCTTATCGAATTATGTAGTTGTCGGCGCTTTCTCTTCTCTATTGTTATCACCTTGTACGAACTTATAGGGGCCTCAAGATATCGACGAAGTTAAAGTACACGGAATGGATCGATTCCTTTCAATACAAAGgtgtttttgaaagaagcCATAGAGTTAAAGCCTTCGTGAGTTATAGATTCTATTCTAGAGTCTGTGAACTTTGCGGCTGGGGAAAccttttaaaaaaagagTCCAAACACAATGTACAACCCCTATCAGAATACGGGTTATTTCCAGCAACAGccacagcagcagcaacagcaacagcagcagcagcattCCTTTGGTCAACAGAATCCTCAGGCTTCTGGGTTTGGTGGCATGCCAGGAAGTCTTTCCTCTACTCCAATGAATTTCCCACAATTGCAAGCCCAACAGCAGCCTTCAAGGTTTGGCGGTGCCAATACAGCGGTTAATCCAACTGGTATGAGCAATTTGATGCCGCAATCGCAGAGCAGCTTTGGATCTCAGCAAAATACGGGAATGATGGGAATGCCAGGACCATCAAATACTGCTTCTGCTACATCTAATCAAGGTAACTTTGTAAAtcaaccacaacagcaacaTCCTCAATCTACTGGTTATTTTCAATCTAACGCCTTACCAttacaacaaccacaactTCAGAGTCAACCAACCGGATTTCAAAATCCGTTGTTATCTAATCCTACTGGAGGTATGCAGCCTTTGTTACCACAATCTACTGGGTTTTATCATCCAACTGGCGGTATGCCACAAGCTCCACTGGAACCCTTGAAGCCAACTGCCACTGGTTTAGTAAATTCCTTTGCAAATGGTGGGCTAAACCATGATATTAAGATCCCCGCAAGAAGATTATCTTTCATTACATCTAACGATCAAGCCAAGTTTGAAACTTTGTTCCGTTCTATAGTCCCCAAAGGTTCTAATACCATTTCCGGTGAAGATTGTAAAAAGATCTTCCTGAAATCAGGACTACAAGCTTCTGAATTAGCCAAAATCTGGAAACTTTCTGATACTACTAGAGCTGGTGAATTATTGTTCCCTGAGTTTGCTCTAGCAATGCATTTAGTTAATGATGTGCTACAAGGTGATTCTATCCCTTACGAATTGGATACAAAGACTAAAAACGAAGTAGGGAGCTTTGTGGATGCCATCAATTTGAGTATCGCTAGGGGAGATGGTGATCCCGGTCCAAAGACAccatttgatgatttgatgATGGGGGGTTTAAAGCCCCAATCAACTGGTTTTATGCCACCAACTAGTTTTGGCATGCCCTTACAAGGCCAGGTAACTGGAGGTGGTGCAGGATTATTAAACCCTCAACGTACAGGATTTATGCCTCAAACAAGTTTTGGTATGCCCATGCAACCTACTGGTGGTGCTCAATTTAATCCAATGGGTAATATGGGCGGTAATGCTGGTGTTGGGATTCAATCTACTGGTTTTATGCCTCAAACTTCGTTTGGTGCTCCACTGCAATCTCAATTGACTGGAGGTGCTGTCCAACGTCAACCAACCGGTGGATttcaaaacaattttatGCCCAACATGCAGCCACAGAATACAGGTGGATTCGCTGCACTTCAACCACAAAAGATTCAACCGCAGGCTACTGGGAGCCTTTTGCCTCAAGGCACAGGTGGTCTTAGGCCTCAAACAACCGGCAgttttcaacaacaacaacagcagcaacaacaacttGGTGGCTTTCAACCACAACCCACTGGGGGCTTTCAACCTCAACCAACGGATGGCTTTCAACCCCAATTGAATGGTGGCTTGCAGCCACAGGGCACTGGTGGGTTCCAGCAACAGG includes:
- the MPH1 gene encoding 3'-5' DNA helicase (similar to uniprot|P40562 YIR002C Saccharomyces cerevisiae MPH1 Member of the DEAH family of helicases); amino-acid sequence: MAPFGGEDSDLDDYELDSLSRQGVNRVVKETVTKKNIPVQRDLLGQILPGQNSYYEEIKRDVTFRPTHHALNEKNLSHYVYPTNYEVRDYQYDIVKKALFQNVLCAIPTGMGKTFIASTVMLNFFLWTIRGKIIFMAPTRPLVAQQIKACLGMTGIPHDQTAILLDKSRKNREEIWDTKRVFFTTPQVVENDLKRGALNPKDIVCLVIDEAHRATGSYAYTNVVKFIDRFSTSYRLLALTATPGTDLESVQEVIKNLDISKVEIRTEESMDIVKYMKRRIQEKIQVEPLFEMLEIVEQLGIAILPVLRQAVELGIYENCDPAQINAFKAMQQSQKIVANPNIPEGIKWRNFFILQLLNHVGQMLKRINIYGIRTFYNYFSDKSLEFTTKYGMGKSSNKTAAEFYYHPILKNMTTQCENLLADPKFLGHGKLRHVRDELVDFFARGKSDSRVIIFTELRESALEIVRCVDAMDYRHIVPHIFIGQAKGKEGFDEVSFTRNNKAKGRKKVDRLKRQEEDQQIEEEKKKRKKQEALERVSRRTGSSEEAQANGMTQKQQKEVIQKFKDGEYNVLVCTSIGEEGLDIGEVDLIICYDTTSSPIKNIQRMGRTGRKRDGRIILLFSSNESNKFDQAMKDYANLQKVITQNILEYQKSDRIIPADVDPQCREQFITISEEDQEVNDMDDSEEVIRFATDCMLGKQRKSKRNAKVGQPKKQKRFFMPDEVETGIITADKLVRKVKKPKKELPLLDNLENDSLELSSPVKSEFEGSQATMPTITDAQLKPTDPLPLPDSPPSIKRERSPSQDARVPSFSPDRPVTSNLNLGPPPPVKVKAEPFSPEQTTSDLIDFVSVGQKIDSDENRHSSPPLNRRGQDKIFDDFSNNNGGLLTPQEREYFQRNYSVNDTVAIDTLPDFSQYTKTAHIPHSTRNQGFLNLFQDMKRNEKARIIEMNRTRCIARGLQNGVLNQAKELVDPNQHAVLQNNGIQPLSREGTRLEDLDEILGSDSDF